The region ACTGCCCTACCGTCTCGGCCCCATGGGAACCTGCATCGAGGGCGAATGGGACGAGGTTCTGGAGGTGGTCAAAGCCTGCTATCAACGCATGACCGAGGATTGCAACCGCGTCAGCGTCAGCATCAAGGCCGATTGCCGTCGCGGGGGGACCAATCGCCTGGAAGGTAAGATCGCCAGTATCGAGGAGAAGCT is a window of Magnetococcales bacterium DNA encoding:
- a CDS encoding MTH1187 family thiamine-binding protein, which codes for MSVLLEFSMTPLDKGESVSPYVARSLDIIDRSGLPYRLGPMGTCIEGEWDEVLEVVKACYQRMTEDCNRVSVSIKADCRRGGTNRLEGKIASIEEKLGRKINS